Genomic segment of Desulfolucanica intricata:
CATGTCCTCATCAGTTAGGTTTTTCTTAATTTTTATTTTTTTAGCCATTATTTTCACCTACTTTACAATTTAGCTCAATAAGTTCAGAAGAAAATAACATAATTATAATAGCTTCCCCGGTTTCTTCTTGAATTTCATCGTTTTTATTAATGAACTACCGCGGCCACAAGGGCGCGCGGCTTCCGGTGGTAACTCCGAGTCTTCCGCCGAAGCAGTGACCCCTCGTCGCTCCCCGGTTAGCCGTCTGCGAGTTTACGCCTGACGACAGCCATTTACGGCTGAGCTAGATTCACTGTAGCCCACTGCAACGGACATGTTAGCCAGCTACAGCAATATTCATACTTGCATTGAAATCTGCATTTGCCTGGTAACCACAGGCTTTACACTGGAAAGTAGACTGATTGGGTCGATTACCCTTTTCAGTATGACCGCATCTTGAGCAGCTTTGTGATGTATATTTCGGGCTTACTTGTACCACTTTTAACCCTTCGGTAACGGCTTTGTATTCTATGAAGGAAAGTAATTGACGGAAATTCCAGTTATACAGTTTACGGTTCATTTTACGCGATGACTTAACCCGATCTCTTATGTTGGACAAATCCTCCAACTGAATAACTGCATTATACCGTTAGCAATATTTACGATCTGCCTGCTGATTTTGTGGTTTACGTCCTTCATGTACCGTTGTTCTTTATTGCCGATAGTTTTAATCTTTTTAAGCAGTTTTTCCTGCCGAGTTTACGCCGAAGTTCTGCATAGTGGTTACGTTTTTGATTATGGCGTTTGCCGTTGAAAAATTTGATTATCTGTCCAGACACAGCAAGAACAGCGAGATTATTAATACCAAGGTCAATACCCATAACAGTTGATGTAGCCTGTTCCGGCACGCCATATTTGTAGCTAATATTCAGAATATAGCAGTTTAAACGGTAGCTAAAAGATAGTTCTATGGTTGGGAATACCTGGAAACATGCTTTTAACTTCTTTGTATGTTTCATTGTGCAGAGCTTTCTTTGATTGAGTGTTTAAGGTTTCCATTTTAGTAACGTAGTAACGCGATAAGTCTGTACTAATGTTAAGCAAATCCTGTAATGCTTCCAGTTTGGTTTTTGTTAGGTCATAGAGTTTTACAGATATAGTTTTGGTGATAGCTGGCATAGCATTTCTCCTACTAAAATTTCTCTATATGCTTTAGTATAATCTTATAGGCAATCTTTTAAAAGGAGAAATTATACATACGTAATGCCGGATCACATTCACCTATTTATATATTCGGTTAAACCATATATCAGCCAACAGAGGTGGTTAAGACCATCAAGAGCATTACTGCAGTGAGGTTTTACGCGCGACATTATAAATACAAATGCAATAATAATCCTCTCCACCCCTTGCGCAACCACCTTATCAATAGCCTCACCGAGATTTTGCCGCTGATGAGATAAACTTCCCACTTTTTAGGGGTAGCGTCTCGTAAATAATAATGTCATCCGGTAAACTGATTTGTGATAGCCAGTTCAGTATTTAAAATAATCCGGGCTCCCGCCGCCGCAGCCTTTTCATTAAGTGCCAATAACTTAGCCAGGTTATTCTCCTTATCCTTCCAGCGCACAGCTGCATGAACCAGCGCTGCTGTTACTCCTTCTCTACATATTCCATATTCATTTTCTTTTTACAAAAGACTTATCCTTT
This window contains:
- a CDS encoding RNA-guided endonuclease TnpB family protein, with the translated sequence MQLEDLSNIRDRVKSSRKMNRKLYNWNFRQLLSFIEYKAVTEGLKVVQVSPKYTSQSCSRCGHTEKGNRPNQSTFQCKACGYQANADFNASMNIAVAG
- a CDS encoding transposase; this translates as MKHTKKLKACFQVFPTIELSFSYRLNCYILNISYKYGVPEQATSTVMGIDLGINNLAVLAVSGQIIKFFNGKRHNQKRNHYAELRRKLGRKNCLKRLKLSAIKNNGT